TTTTAACTTCGCCAAAATTAACCTCCTATGATTTCGTCAATCTGGGCCTTTACCCTAGCTTTACAACTCTGCAAATAGCCAGGCGAATTTTAGTCTGACTGAGCTGATCGTGACAGCCCTAGACGCTTAAAGCCCAATTACTTGGCATCTTTTAATCTTTCAAATTAGAGGTTAAAAATCAGGAAGTAGTAGATTTACTTACAACTTAGAATATCTTGGTACATAGTAAATTATCTCTAAAAAAACTTTGTGTACCTCTGCGCTAACCTCCGCGTCCCTCTGCGTTAAAAGAACTTAATATTTGACACAGCTTCATAAACAAAAGGGAGAACTTAATTAAATTCTCCCTTCTGCCCTTTTCTACTTAATTAAAGACTTGATGTTTTACCAGTTTCTGCCTGTGTTTCTATTGGCTGAACGTCACTGTAACCCATTTCTCCAGCGATTGTACGGAATACAGACATTTGCTGCTCAAAATCTAATCCTTCAATTTGAGCTAGCAAGTCATTAGTCGCTTCATTTCCTTCATAATCATCGGGCATTCCGACGATTTCCTTTCCCATAGCTACAGCCCAAACATACCAAACTAACAATTGATTATTTTCTTTTAAAGCTCCATAAGCGCGAGAATATTCTGTATCTGCACCGTTTACAATATCCCGCATAATATTCAATTGTTCATCATGGGATAATTGAAAAAAGTTCCCTAATAAAAGTGGTGCTAATTCTGGTTCTGCGGCTGCGGGTGCTGCGGGAGTAATAGATTCACCCATTTCTTCATAAACAAAATAAAACCAAGCTAACTTAGCATCAGTATCTAATTTATTAAACGCATCTACTACACTTTGAGTTTCATTGCTTTGAGCTTGAGCCGTATTTTTATCGTAACTAGCAGTCATATTTTATCTCCGATTTAAACTTAAAAGATGTTAGAATAAGGGTTATCAGATTTAATAAGTTCTTATCTACCCTCGTGAGAAAGAATAAATTAAATTTATAATAAGTATTTATATCTATCTTTTAATAGAGGTCAGAATCTTTCTCAGGGTTACTAAGAAATAGCTATTTACCTTGTTACAATCACCGCAGCAATTAAAAAACTACTTTAAGGTGTTAGCTATGAGTGAAGAAATTAAACCAAATCCTAATCAAGCTCCTACCCATGATGCACAATTAGCTGCGGAAAATATAGCCAGTGGTGAAGAAAAAGCACCCAAGGTTGATTTTGATGCTGATTATGCGGCTGCACAGCAATTTAGTGTGAGTGAAATTGATCGCACAGGTGAAGGTGCTGCTGCGGCTGAGGCGGCTACTGGATCTCAATTTGAACTTTCTCAACCTGAAGAAACTAGAACCGAAGCTCAAGCAACAGGTAATCCTGATGATTATGTAGAATTAGCAAAAGAAGTTGGTGGTTCTAGAACTGAAGGAATAACCGAAGTTAGCGATGATTTGGTAAAACAAGCTTTAGAAAAAGGTCAACCTAAGAAATAGTTATTACATAGATTTGTCTTTAAGCTTTAGGCTTTTGTAGTTATATTAGCCAAGTCTTTTTACATAACAAAAATGGGGGAGTAGTTGAGTATACTCCCCTCTGTCATATCTAAACTATGTTTTTGCTTGCAACTATATTAGCTTTATCTTTGCATTTAGAGTGGCACTATCCCTGGAAGACCATCTTGAACTATAAAAGAAGCACGATTACTAATTGTGCCATTGGGGGTTGAGACAACATCTAACACCGGATAATCAGTTTGCCAAGTTGTGGGAGTTACAATACAGCGTACATAACCCCGTTGATTGTTGTAGAACTTGATGTGTGGGTTCTTTGGTAAATAAGTTTGAACTGCGAGGCTAGGTGTTGGGGAACCATTACCTCCAGAAGTAATTGAGGTACAAATAAATTCACTACCAAGAGTAGCAGAACTGGGATCATTGAAGTCGGCTTTAAGATCCATTGCCCAATTGTTATGAAGATCGCCTCCTAAAGAAATAACATTAGATGGCTTGCGATCGCCAATAAATTTAAGTAGGCGATCGCGGGAAGCTAGATAACCATCCCACTTATCCATACTAAAAGTTGGGACTTCTGTTGTACTAACGTTTCTCTGAGCAATGGGGACTTGTTGAGCAAGGATATTCCATTTTGCTGCTGATTTATCTAGCCCATCATACAACCAATCTTCTTGTGCTTTGCCAGTAATAGTTGCTTGTAAATCAAAATTTTCTCGACAACGCTCTTTAGTACCATCTCCACAAGGTTGATCTGTACGGTATTGACGAGTATCTAATACGTGGAATGTAACCAGATTACCAAAGTTCAACCGACGGTAAAGCTGCATATCAGGGCCTACTGGTTTGGAGAAGGGACGTAAAGGCATATGTTCGTAGTAGGCCTGATAAGCAACGGCTCTGCGTTGTAGAAAGATGGCTCTATCTTGGTCTGGCTCATTATCAAGTTCGGAAATATCGTCAGCGTAGTTGTTTTCTACTTCGTGGTCATCCCAGGTAAGAATCCAAGGGAAAGCTGCATGAGCTGCTTGGAGATTGGTGTCAGTTTTATAGAGGGCGTGACGGTTGCGGTAGGCTTCTAATGTGGTAATTTCAGGACTGTTGTGTTTTCTAGGGCTATTGACATTGGTAGTAATACCGCCCTCATAAATGTAATCCCCAACATGAACTACCAAGTCTAGGTCATCCTGAGCCATATATTTGTAAGCAGTATAGTACCCTTGCTCATAGTGCTGGCAAGATGCTAAAGCAAACTTGAGACGACTGGCAAAGCTACCAAGTGGAGGGAATGTACGAGTGCGACCAATTGGACTTGATTCATTAGCTACTAAGAACCGATACCAATACCAGGTATTTGGTATGAGTCCTTCAACTACCACACGCACTGAGTGAGCTAGTTCTGGTGTTGCTAGTACCGTACCTCTAGAGACAATTCGTCTCATCTGAGGATCGCTGGCTACCTCCCAACGAATTGGTACATTCACAGGTGGCATTCCACCACCATTTAAGGGTTCTGGTGCTAAACGTGTCCAAATTACTACACTGGTGTCGTAGGGATCACCTGATGCTACACCCAGCTTAAAAGGATAGTCGGAAAATCTGCCTGTAGCGATCGCTCTTTGATGAGGAAATTGGTTGGCGATCGCTAAACCTGTAAATGCTCCCGCCCCAAGAATTAAGTTACGTCTCTTGATTCTGCTCTGTAGTAATTGGCTAAAATTGAGGTTATTTACCATACCATCCTCACTCATAATTAGCTAGTAAGTTGAGGCATAGTAACAACTAATACGAAGAAGATATTGATAAGGCAATCTCAATAATAATTTCCTCATCAATATTAAATATGATATTTATTTTTATCATCCATGTATTAGATGTTATTTTGCCACGTAAAAATTACTGCTGAATTATTAATTCCTCATCAAGAAAATATTAATTAAAGTTTAAATTTTATCTAAAATCTATTTTTGATTTAAAAACAAAAAACAAGAATGACCTAAAAAATTACATTCTTGTTTTTATAGAGTATTCGTAAGTAATTAGGTCAACTTTATAATTTCCTCTTAGCGAAAGTAAAGTGTCTATACTTTAAGCTTTTTTATTGAACTTGGTTTTTTACTCAGCATTAAACCAACACCAAGAGCAATACCAGCACCAACAAAAGTGGTTGGTTCAGGAACTTGTGAATAAGTAACTGTCCCAGATACAATTTCTCCACCTGAAGATGTTGTTGAAAAAATAGTAAAATCCTCACCAGCGATTTCGTAGCGTATGGAGTTAGTAGGATTAGCTTGGTCATCAAATAGATAGCTTAATGCTAAAGACCTTCTCCCTGATGAAAAAATTGTTGAATATACAATGGGGAAATCAGGATAGTTTACATCATTTTTTTCAGTATAAACATTAGAATCACCATCAAATTGAAAGGAAAGCGATTTAACAATTGCTGTAGGATTAGCTGGATTATTTAAAGTTGAATTATCAAAAGTGAAAAATCCTTTACCTTTAGCTGTGGGACTTTCGACTGTGAAAGCATAATTAATAATTGCAGCAGATGCAGATTTGACATCTACAGTAGCAAACCCTAAGCTAAGACTAGCAGCAACAAGCACCACTTGTGGCACTAATTTCATCTCAGTTCTCCTCATGATAATTTTTGCAAGTTACAAAAACTGCAAAGTACAATAAATTGTTACCTTGAATTATTTTCAAAGTAATATCGCATCACTTTTGCAAATAGTGATGGAATTAATTATCTCTACTTAAGAGGCAAGAAACCCCTAATGGCTTCAGCCTTTATAATTCTCGATTCATCAGTTTAAGATGACTTTAATCAGAGGTAAAATAAAACATATTTTTTCAAAATATAAAAAATATAAAAATAGATTAATATTGTCTTTTGTATACAAATAAAGTATCTAAGCTATTAACTATTTTGTACAACCTCTAATAGTTCCCTTGGATGGTTAATTAAAAAATTAGGATTCTGCTTGGCTAATACTTCAGGAGAATTAAATCCCCAAGTTACGGCAATTACTTGGATATTCGCTTTTTTAGCAGCTTCGATATCTCTAGTTTCATCCCCAACATAAATAACAGCTTCAGGTTTGAAGTGTTTTTGTTTCAGCACACTATTAATGATGTTGGTTTTGCCAAAAATCGTCACGCCTGAATATATAAATTCAAATAAATTTTCTAAATCATTTATTTCCAAAAAAGCTGTAACATTATCTCTAGAGTTAGATGTAATAATTCCTAATTTATAATTACTTTGTTGTAAATCTAATAAAGCTTCTTTAATGCCGGGAATAGGTTTTAGCTCATGAATTTTATTCTTTAGTTCAGATTTAACCTTTTTGACTAAAAAAGGTATTTTAATCAGTGAAACCCCAGAATACTTAATAATTTCTCTTGATGAAAAGTTCCTGAGTAGAGTTAATTGTTCTGGCGTGATTTGTGCATAACCAAACTCATCTGCCAAGCGATTAGCAATACCGACGAGAGCATCTACAGTATCCGCAATCGTGCCGTCAAAATCAAAAATGATTACTTTTTGGGTCATTATTTCGCTTAGATGCGTCTAGATTAGCACGGGCATTCCGTCTTAACATTTCTGGCTTAATTCGCCTTAATGCTGATGCCGGAAATCGTTTATCCCATTCCTCGTCTGAGATTTGCGCTAATTCTATCAGCTTAGGCGCAATATTTTCGGGATATGGTTGAAAATCTACCACATCTGTGGTTTTAGCAAAACGCTGATTCCAAGGACAAACATCTTGGCAAATATCACAACCAGCTACCCAACCCTGCATCCGGGAGGCGATCGCCTGTGGTAATTCCTCTGCTCGATTCTCTATGGTATGATAAGCGATACAGCGATTGGCATCGACTACAAACGGTTGAGTAATCGCACCTGTAGGACAAGCATCTAAACAGCGAGTACAGCTACCACAGTGTTCTGTATGTGGGCGATCGCTCTCCAGTTCAATATTTGTTACTACTTCGCCTAAGAACACCCAAGAGCCATACTCCCTAGTAATTACATTACCATTTTTCGCTATCCAGCCAATCCCCGCTCGTTGCGCCCAGACTTTATCTTGTACGGGGCCTGTATCTGCATAGTAACGCGCTTGAATACCTGCATCTAATGATTGTAACCAACTAGTAAGAGTTTTGAGTTTCTTGTGCATCACCTTGTGATAGTCCCTACCCCAGCCATAACGGGAGATTTTGGCGTATTCTTCACCGTCGGGACGTTGTTGAGGAGTGTAGTAGTTGAGCGCCACACATATAAGCGATCGCGCTTCTGGCATGATTAAGCTGATATCATATCTTTTTGGGTTATTCATCCACTCCATATCAGCGTGATAACCCAGTTTTATCCATGCTTGCAGTTGTTCTGCTTCTGTGTTCTTACCTGCACTGACAGCAGCAATGCCTACTTTGTGAAAGCCAATCTCTATAGCTTTTTCTTTTATTACACTGCTATTAACTACGGTACAGTAGTTCATTTGTATAACCAATTGCCAAAATAGCGGCATTCTGATTATACATAAGTTAGTCAAGCCTTAAGTTCAATATTTCCTACTCAATCCATTTGTAAACTTTATTTGCGCTTTGTAAATTTATGATGCAATATGGTATGCGAGAGGACAAGCAACCCAGAGAGATGCAAGCCTCCCACTGATTCGCAGTAAACCTACAACCCATCGACTGTGGTGCAATCATGACATTCACTTCTGATTCCACTTCAACCCGTTTTTCTCAGACTTTCAATAACATCCAAACTGGTGATGCTGTTGCTTCTACCATTGCAGTTTTTCAAAGCCTCAGTGTAGATGACAAGTTGGCAGTATTGTGGTATGCCTACACTGAAATGGGACGATCTATTACTCCAGCCGCTACTGGTGCTGCTCGTTTACAATTAGCTGAAGGTTTATTAATTCAAATTAAGCAGATGTCTCATGCAGAACAACTACAAGTAATGCGTGACTTAGCTGCTAAGACAAATACTCAATTTTCTCGCTCATACGGCATTCTCAGCACTAATACAAAATTAGCTTTCTGGTACGAACTATCAGAATTAATGGTTAAGGGTTTTGTTGTACCTATGCCCGCAAACTATACAATATCCCGTGATGGCGCTCAAGTATTAGAAACAATTAAGGCATTAGATTTTGGTCAACAAATCACAGTTTTCCGCAGAATAGCGGCTGATATGGGTGTTGATCCCCTAGCTGATTAATATTATCTCAGTTTAAAGCATGAGACTGGCGTGTGGTTTCAATACGGTTCGGATAAGCATTTTGAACTAATAATTGGTTTAGGGAAAAGGTTAAAGGGTAAGGGTTAAAGGTTTTTTCTTCCCTTTTCCCTTCGCCTTTCCCCTTTAACCGAACCGTATTGTGTGTGGTTTGGTAATAGGTAATTGTTTAATACCATTACCTATTACCCATTACCAATTAAACCAACCATATTGTCAGCATTTAGCCAGACTTGATATAGCTTTAAATTTCCAACCTCAATGTCATACCAGTTTTAGTTCTCAGACTATAGTCTGGGAACTAAATCTTACTTGAGTAAGAGTTCTGTTATAGGTAATACAACCCTGTGGCAACTTTTTTTCTGTCTATTTTTAGCTTTTAATTGAGGTTCGTAGTTAGTGCTTTGGTGTTGCGAGAAGTGAGGACTAAAGTCCTGACTACAAGCTTAAAATTTATGCCTTAGTTACAGGTTATTTTTATGAAAGCTGCTGAATCTTTAGCCAATATCCAAACAGAAGTTATTGCAGGAATTACAGAAACAACAATTCTGCAATATTTCGCCACCCTCAACGCTGGAGAATTTACAGCAACGGCTGCATTGTTTGCTGATGATGGCGTGATGTATCCACCTTTTGAATCTGCTATGGTAGGGACAGATGCGATCGCTACCTACTTACAACAAGAAGCACAAGGTATTAAGGCTGATCCTCGTGAGGGGTTGGAGGAGGCGCTGGAAAATGGAGAGGTTCAAGTACAAGTTTCTGGCAAAGCACAAACTTCTTGGTGTGGTGTCAATGTTTTGTGGCAATTCATTCTTAACCAACAAAAGCAGATTACTTACACTAAAATCAAGCTCTTAGCTTCTCCACAAGAGTTAATGGCTTTGCGTCGTGAGTAGTAAATAATTCAAAGCTTCAATTTCTAACTATTGTGGGGTAGGCATTATGAGCGCCCTACAAATATAAAGGACGGGCAAGATGCCCATCCTACAAAACTCTTAAAATCTGCCAAAATTCTAAGAACTAGCTTTACACTCAACACTCTATTAAGTAATGCTTGCTGTTTGTAAGGAACGCAGCAACATTCTTCTTCCCAACTCAATATCGGATGGCGCACATTGCCAGTTAGGGTGTGCTGTCATTAACAAGCTGTCTAAACTCTCTTGATCAAACAAATGCCAAACAGGAGCATTGTTAATTGTGCTTTCTATGGCATAGCAGTTAATACCAACACAGTGAAGCTTGCAACTGCTAGCAATTCTCTCCAAAGTCATTGTTTCCCCAGGTTGCATAAGGCGAAACTGGCGAATAGCTTGCTTAAGTTCACTCATGCTAGAAACCATTAACCCTGGTAGAGCCAAGGTAAGATTTGAATCTCCGTTCACCTTAATCCAGTAGTGGCGACTGGGGTCTATTCCTTCTAACCAAGGTGATTCATCATCAAGGCGATAGCATGGTGATAAACAAAAGAAAGCTTCCATTGGTATCGGTAGAATTACAACTTTGGTTTCGACTTTCAGAAGATTTTTCGCCGCTCTATTGAAAATTTTACGTGGAGTTGCTTATATTTTTAGTATCTAATAACTTTTACCTATAAATCAAATAATGTTTGCAAAAGTTATTAATTTGCTTAATACTTCGTAATAGTTCTGGCTATGGAAACTCCAGGTAAGTACGCTTTGTCTCAATCACTTGGCACATCAAGAATGAGAAATTAGAGAATATAGATATAGAGATTTAGTATCTGTGTTAATTTATCGGGGCGATGGTCTACGACCGACCGTAGGTCATCGCTCTACTGTTAGAGACTATTTATAAAGTAAATCTTTAGGAGACAAGACGACGCAGCATAATCCTAGTCATAACAGCATATATGGCTGCTTCGCTCATTTCTGGGAGACGCTCATAATCTTTGCTGAGACGATGATACTGGTTAAACCAGCCAAATGTTCTTTCTACTACCCAACGTTTGGGAAGAATTTGAAATTTTGGCTCGGTACGTCGTATAACTTCAACGTGAGCTTGAATCATCAGCCAAACCGAAAGAGCAAATTTATCACCGTCATAACCGGAATCAACCCATAAGAGACTATTTATAAAGTAAATCTTAAGTAGGGTGTGTTAAGGCGTTAGGCGCTTCTGTGATTTATTTCGTGAAACATCATTTCCAAATGTGCGCCTAACACACCCTACAGTAATTTTATTTTTACTTTATAAATAACCTCTAAGCGATCGCTTCATATTAAATTTTATACAATATCTCTTTTTACCTAATTAATCTGCCTATAGATGCTGTTAATCAACTATTATCATCTAATTACGATAGGATAAACACACCTATTGCTTGATTGCATGAAATCAAGTTACATAGGTTGTAGCATTTACTAGCACTATAGGAAATATTTGTAGTTTATATAACTAAAAGTCTATATTACAAGAGTTAAGACTAAATATACTAAATTAAAATAGGCTGAACTTAGAAAATAAATATTGAAAATAAAGGTAAGCAGAATTTTTGTATCTCGCTTAATTTCTTTAAATCTGAACCAGAATATTCTCAGTACAAATTATAAACTACAAGTTACTAATTATTATGACTCTCCGCGCACTACTCTTAGTAAATCGTCATGCCCGCCAAGGGCAGGAACGTCTAGTAGAAGCAATTAATCAATTAAAAGCCCTCGATTTTCAATTAATTGAAGAATCAACAGAACATCCTAAACATCTTAATCAAATTATACATAAGTATAAAGATCAAGTTGATT
Above is a genomic segment from Nostoc sp. MS1 containing:
- a CDS encoding orange carotenoid protein N-terminal domain-containing protein; its protein translation is MTASYDKNTAQAQSNETQSVVDAFNKLDTDAKLAWFYFVYEEMGESITPAAPAAAEPELAPLLLGNFFQLSHDEQLNIMRDIVNGADTEYSRAYGALKENNQLLVWYVWAVAMGKEIVGMPDDYEGNEATNDLLAQIEGLDFEQQMSVFRTIAGEMGYSDVQPIETQAETGKTSSL
- a CDS encoding alkaline phosphatase D family protein: MSEDGMVNNLNFSQLLQSRIKRRNLILGAGAFTGLAIANQFPHQRAIATGRFSDYPFKLGVASGDPYDTSVVIWTRLAPEPLNGGGMPPVNVPIRWEVASDPQMRRIVSRGTVLATPELAHSVRVVVEGLIPNTWYWYRFLVANESSPIGRTRTFPPLGSFASRLKFALASCQHYEQGYYTAYKYMAQDDLDLVVHVGDYIYEGGITTNVNSPRKHNSPEITTLEAYRNRHALYKTDTNLQAAHAAFPWILTWDDHEVENNYADDISELDNEPDQDRAIFLQRRAVAYQAYYEHMPLRPFSKPVGPDMQLYRRLNFGNLVTFHVLDTRQYRTDQPCGDGTKERCRENFDLQATITGKAQEDWLYDGLDKSAAKWNILAQQVPIAQRNVSTTEVPTFSMDKWDGYLASRDRLLKFIGDRKPSNVISLGGDLHNNWAMDLKADFNDPSSATLGSEFICTSITSGGNGSPTPSLAVQTYLPKNPHIKFYNNQRGYVRCIVTPTTWQTDYPVLDVVSTPNGTISNRASFIVQDGLPGIVPL
- a CDS encoding PEP-CTERM sorting domain-containing protein, producing the protein MKLVPQVVLVAASLSLGFATVDVKSASAAIINYAFTVESPTAKGKGFFTFDNSTLNNPANPTAIVKSLSFQFDGDSNVYTEKNDVNYPDFPIVYSTIFSSGRRSLALSYLFDDQANPTNSIRYEIAGEDFTIFSTTSSGGEIVSGTVTYSQVPEPTTFVGAGIALGVGLMLSKKPSSIKKLKV
- a CDS encoding HAD-IA family hydrolase, with amino-acid sequence MTQKVIIFDFDGTIADTVDALVGIANRLADEFGYAQITPEQLTLLRNFSSREIIKYSGVSLIKIPFLVKKVKSELKNKIHELKPIPGIKEALLDLQQSNYKLGIITSNSRDNVTAFLEINDLENLFEFIYSGVTIFGKTNIINSVLKQKHFKPEAVIYVGDETRDIEAAKKANIQVIAVTWGFNSPEVLAKQNPNFLINHPRELLEVVQNS
- the queG gene encoding tRNA epoxyqueuosine(34) reductase QueG — its product is MNYCTVVNSSVIKEKAIEIGFHKVGIAAVSAGKNTEAEQLQAWIKLGYHADMEWMNNPKRYDISLIMPEARSLICVALNYYTPQQRPDGEEYAKISRYGWGRDYHKVMHKKLKTLTSWLQSLDAGIQARYYADTGPVQDKVWAQRAGIGWIAKNGNVITREYGSWVFLGEVVTNIELESDRPHTEHCGSCTRCLDACPTGAITQPFVVDANRCIAYHTIENRAEELPQAIASRMQGWVAGCDICQDVCPWNQRFAKTTDVVDFQPYPENIAPKLIELAQISDEEWDKRFPASALRRIKPEMLRRNARANLDASKRNNDPKSNHF
- a CDS encoding orange carotenoid protein N-terminal domain-containing protein encodes the protein MTFTSDSTSTRFSQTFNNIQTGDAVASTIAVFQSLSVDDKLAVLWYAYTEMGRSITPAATGAARLQLAEGLLIQIKQMSHAEQLQVMRDLAAKTNTQFSRSYGILSTNTKLAFWYELSELMVKGFVVPMPANYTISRDGAQVLETIKALDFGQQITVFRRIAADMGVDPLAD
- a CDS encoding ketosteroid isomerase family protein — protein: MKAAESLANIQTEVIAGITETTILQYFATLNAGEFTATAALFADDGVMYPPFESAMVGTDAIATYLQQEAQGIKADPREGLEEALENGEVQVQVSGKAQTSWCGVNVLWQFILNQQKQITYTKIKLLASPQELMALRRE